A genome region from Streptomyces antimycoticus includes the following:
- a CDS encoding DUF2975 domain-containing protein, which yields MGQLAVRALRAVLVVVLAGTVFVQALMMWVLVSGSDPEDGSLPLTPLRVITILGMVSAQVALVCVWRLVTMVRRGTVFSHAAFRYVDAVIGAIVAAALLWFAVTALNAPGQRDDPGVTVIMGGVGVAILGVALIVLVLRMLLAQAVARDVEAAQMQAELDEVI from the coding sequence ATGGGACAGCTGGCAGTGCGTGCGCTTCGCGCCGTGCTCGTAGTGGTGCTCGCCGGCACCGTGTTCGTGCAGGCATTGATGATGTGGGTGCTGGTCAGTGGGAGCGATCCGGAGGACGGGTCGCTCCCACTGACCCCGCTGCGCGTGATCACGATCCTGGGCATGGTGTCGGCCCAGGTCGCTCTGGTCTGCGTATGGCGGCTGGTGACGATGGTGCGACGCGGAACCGTGTTCTCCCATGCCGCCTTCCGGTACGTGGACGCCGTGATCGGCGCGATCGTGGCGGCCGCCCTTCTGTGGTTCGCGGTCACGGCCCTCAATGCGCCGGGCCAGCGGGACGATCCGGGCGTCACCGTCATCATGGGTGGGGTTGGCGTGGCCATCCTCGGGGTCGCGCTCATCGTGCTCGTGCTGCGGATGCTGCTCGCCCAGGCCGTCGCGCGTGACGTCGAAGCGGCACAGATGCAGGCCGAGTTGGACGAGGTGATCTGA
- a CDS encoding glycoside hydrolase family 15 protein, whose translation MTSADGGMVAAATTSLPERAEEGRNYDYRYVWIRDQSYAGQAVAATAPGPPLDDAVRFATARLHADGPDLSPAYTVDGHPVPDPQPLDLPGYPGGYDRIGNHVNRQFQLDCFGEALLLLAAAAEHGWLDGDGSARDGEVA comes from the coding sequence ATGACGAGCGCCGATGGCGGGATGGTCGCAGCGGCCACCACCAGCCTGCCCGAACGCGCCGAAGAGGGCCGCAACTACGACTACCGGTACGTGTGGATCCGCGATCAGTCCTATGCGGGCCAGGCCGTGGCCGCGACTGCCCCCGGCCCGCCGCTGGATGACGCGGTCCGTTTCGCCACGGCCAGGCTGCACGCCGACGGGCCGGACCTGAGCCCCGCGTACACCGTGGACGGCCACCCGGTCCCCGACCCGCAGCCGCTCGACCTGCCCGGCTATCCCGGCGGCTACGACCGGATCGGCAATCACGTCAACCGGCAGTTCCAGCTCGACTGCTTCGGCGAGGCGCTGTTGCTCCTCGCCGCCGCGGCGGAACATGGCTGGCTGGACGGCGACGGCTCCGCCCGCGATGGTGAGGTTGCGTGA
- a CDS encoding GDSL-type esterase/lipase family protein — MCFIGDSFVQGIGDPEHRGWVGRVLQATCGDVTAFNLGIRRNTSEDVLRRCWQEVAPRTLPDADNRLVVSFGSNDMVEEEGTVRVAASRCVDNLASLLDGCGQRAIGALVVGPPPVVDAGEGHLRRTSQLAEEMAALCRSRHVPFIATTQALADDPAWTREALAGDGAHPGSAGYHRLTDIVLAGTWHEWIARPGQ; from the coding sequence ATGTGCTTCATCGGCGACTCCTTTGTCCAGGGCATCGGTGATCCGGAGCACCGGGGTTGGGTCGGCCGGGTACTCCAGGCCACCTGCGGTGATGTCACGGCCTTCAATCTCGGGATCCGGCGCAACACCTCCGAGGATGTCCTGCGTCGCTGTTGGCAGGAGGTCGCACCGCGCACCCTGCCCGATGCCGACAATCGGCTGGTCGTTTCCTTCGGCAGCAATGACATGGTTGAGGAGGAAGGCACGGTCCGCGTCGCCGCCTCCCGCTGTGTGGACAACCTGGCCTCGCTCCTCGACGGGTGCGGGCAGCGGGCGATCGGTGCGCTGGTCGTAGGTCCCCCGCCCGTCGTCGACGCAGGTGAAGGCCATCTGCGACGGACCTCGCAACTGGCCGAGGAGATGGCCGCGCTCTGCCGTTCGCGGCACGTCCCGTTCATCGCCACGACCCAAGCCCTTGCCGATGATCCCGCCTGGACAAGGGAAGCGCTGGCCGGCGACGGTGCCCACCCAGGCAGCGCGGGCTACCACAGGCTCACTGACATCGTCCTCGCCGGCACGTGGCACGAATGGATCGCTCGCCCAGGCCAATAG
- a CDS encoding DNA-binding protein, translating into MTTDSDGSTTGPAAPDPGAPRLTHPGPVAADRVVAVETRLTTHDVELPAGLPLLAALEQLLAETGGRSGCGQLVGGELAEFSYYVPALGPPGGPVATFSDPRSGAAPGRLVRGGLTLGLKEGAVFSHSHALFVDANGFRRAGHLIPESVVLGAGVRAQLSIATDVQIEVHPDPETKMSLFTPRRIANTGRGEVAGVVCRIGPNVDLVNVIEFLADEQGWAGANVRGQIGSLIGGRLGQPDGSVVEVDGPATEVMFLDGSVRREEGRMRAQLQAHLVDRHGIVHSGRLVPGHNPVAMTYELMLTEAAQ; encoded by the coding sequence ATGACGACCGACTCGGACGGTTCGACGACAGGCCCGGCCGCACCGGATCCCGGGGCGCCGAGGCTGACCCATCCCGGTCCCGTTGCCGCGGACCGGGTGGTGGCGGTGGAGACGCGCCTTACGACACACGATGTTGAGTTGCCTGCCGGGCTCCCGCTGCTGGCCGCGTTGGAACAGCTTCTCGCAGAGACGGGCGGCAGGTCGGGCTGTGGGCAACTCGTCGGTGGCGAGTTGGCGGAGTTCTCCTATTACGTACCCGCTCTCGGGCCTCCTGGTGGTCCTGTCGCCACCTTCAGCGACCCGCGGTCGGGGGCGGCTCCGGGCAGGCTGGTTCGTGGCGGGCTGACCCTCGGCCTGAAAGAGGGCGCGGTGTTCTCACACAGCCACGCCCTGTTCGTCGATGCCAACGGGTTCCGCAGGGCTGGTCACCTCATCCCCGAGAGCGTGGTACTCGGCGCAGGCGTCCGGGCCCAGCTGTCCATCGCCACGGATGTCCAGATCGAGGTCCACCCCGACCCCGAGACGAAGATGTCGCTGTTCACTCCTCGCCGAATCGCCAACACGGGCCGCGGCGAGGTCGCGGGGGTGGTGTGCCGGATCGGCCCCAACGTGGACCTGGTGAACGTGATCGAGTTCCTCGCCGACGAACAGGGCTGGGCCGGCGCCAATGTACGCGGGCAGATCGGCTCACTGATCGGTGGACGCCTGGGTCAGCCCGACGGCAGCGTGGTCGAGGTCGACGGGCCGGCCACGGAGGTGATGTTCCTCGATGGATCGGTGCGCCGGGAGGAAGGCCGGATGCGCGCCCAGCTGCAGGCTCATCTCGTCGACCGCCACGGCATCGTCCACAGCGGACGGCTCGTGCCCGGGCACAACCCGGTGGCGATGACCTACGAATTGATGCTGACGGAGGCGGCGCAGTGA
- a CDS encoding NUDIX domain-containing protein yields the protein MFTTRNEWNTGYADGRRYRPLGDRERSLLATHLPAPVDGKALDVGCGVGELAAHLSSLGYHVDAVDWSDNALAEATAQHGNAARWLRLDIELDDWAPLHADGYDVITLRFVYPFLKHRDRTIRALGRRLRPGAALVVIAPLAADTPAGRRGIALDEDELARLRAGWSTTERHDADGLAFVVLRGPHPAEATPPSGPSANRTPRTLAESPGATPTARQHHFTLQERYYAQVECGRKTIEVRVRTPKKAAVETGDTIIFREPDSGRELDIVAQRITPYGSFDELLDAEDPARIDPDSSREEQLANLRRIYSPDKEALGALAFEFDHRPGRPGRTMPMTPAEYVQTVPHHTVYSCLYIRDEHDRPVQLRSVYGDRLWQLPGGNADAGEDPLETARREAAEETGLELGRGQPRLLLTHYRPPGPRWPLGKIGFIFDGGRLSPEQLRHIRLDPAEHDLWAVHDPAQWRQLMGELPFARLEAIERARKGRGPNFLATGA from the coding sequence GTGTTCACCACACGGAATGAATGGAACACCGGCTATGCCGATGGCCGCCGCTATCGCCCGCTCGGCGACCGTGAGCGGTCACTGCTCGCCACACACCTCCCCGCCCCTGTCGACGGCAAGGCCCTCGACGTCGGGTGCGGGGTCGGTGAACTCGCCGCCCACCTGTCCTCGCTCGGCTACCACGTCGATGCCGTCGACTGGTCCGACAACGCCCTCGCCGAGGCAACCGCCCAGCACGGAAATGCCGCCCGGTGGCTGCGCCTGGACATCGAGCTCGACGACTGGGCGCCGCTGCACGCCGACGGCTACGACGTGATCACCCTACGGTTCGTATATCCCTTCCTGAAGCACCGCGACCGAACCATCCGGGCCCTCGGCCGCCGCCTGCGACCTGGCGCCGCCCTCGTGGTCATCGCGCCCCTCGCCGCCGATACCCCGGCCGGGCGGCGCGGCATCGCGCTCGACGAGGACGAACTCGCCCGGCTCCGGGCCGGCTGGTCCACCACCGAACGCCACGACGCTGATGGACTGGCCTTCGTAGTCCTGCGCGGCCCCCACCCGGCCGAGGCCACGCCGCCCTCAGGGCCATCGGCCAACCGCACACCACGCACACTCGCCGAAAGCCCAGGCGCGACGCCCACCGCGCGGCAGCACCACTTCACCCTTCAGGAGCGCTACTACGCCCAGGTGGAGTGCGGACGCAAAACAATCGAAGTACGCGTCAGGACCCCCAAGAAAGCCGCCGTCGAAACCGGGGACACGATCATCTTCCGCGAGCCGGACAGCGGGCGGGAACTCGACATCGTCGCACAGCGAATCACCCCGTACGGCTCATTCGACGAGCTTCTCGACGCGGAGGACCCAGCCCGTATCGATCCCGACTCCTCGCGCGAGGAGCAACTCGCCAACCTCCGCCGCATCTACTCGCCGGACAAGGAAGCCCTCGGCGCCCTCGCTTTCGAGTTCGACCACCGTCCGGGACGGCCCGGCCGCACCATGCCCATGACTCCCGCGGAGTACGTCCAGACGGTGCCCCATCACACGGTGTACAGCTGCCTGTACATCCGCGACGAGCACGATCGCCCGGTACAGCTGCGCTCCGTGTACGGCGACCGGCTGTGGCAGTTGCCCGGTGGCAACGCCGACGCCGGGGAAGACCCCTTGGAGACCGCACGCCGCGAAGCGGCCGAGGAGACCGGGCTCGAACTCGGCCGGGGCCAACCACGCCTGCTGCTGACGCACTACCGCCCGCCGGGTCCCCGCTGGCCACTGGGCAAGATCGGTTTCATCTTCGACGGCGGCCGACTCAGCCCCGAGCAGCTGCGCCACATCCGGCTCGACCCGGCCGAACACGACCTGTGGGCCGTCCATGATCCCGCCCAGTGGCGACAGCTCATGGGCGAGCTGCCCTTCGCCCGTCTCGAAGCCATCGAACGCGCGCGCAAGGGCCGAGGCCCGAACTTCCTCGCCACGGGGGCTTGA
- a CDS encoding helix-turn-helix domain-containing protein has translation MPIVVDIDVMLARRKMSVGDLADRVGITPANLAVLKNGRAKAVRFATLAALCEVLKCQPGDLLRWEAEDAAGG, from the coding sequence ATGCCGATCGTCGTCGACATCGACGTCATGCTGGCCAGGCGGAAGATGTCCGTGGGCGACCTCGCGGACCGCGTAGGGATCACGCCCGCCAACCTGGCGGTACTCAAGAACGGCCGCGCCAAGGCGGTGCGTTTCGCAACGCTCGCCGCGCTCTGCGAGGTGCTCAAGTGCCAGCCGGGCGACCTGCTGCGCTGGGAGGCCGAGGACGCCGCGGGCGGATGA
- a CDS encoding DUF3037 domain-containing protein, protein MSGFHNGRDVFEYAVLRVVPRVERGEQINAGVVVYCRATSFVAARVHLDEDRLRALDPSADVRAVMAALRAVECVCCGGEQAGQAAEEDPGRRFRWLVAPRSTVVQPGPVHTGLTADAEAEVERLLDLLVR, encoded by the coding sequence GTGAGCGGGTTCCACAACGGCCGGGATGTCTTCGAATACGCCGTGCTGCGCGTCGTCCCCCGGGTCGAGCGCGGTGAGCAGATCAACGCGGGCGTCGTCGTCTACTGCCGCGCCACGTCCTTCGTGGCGGCCCGGGTCCATCTGGACGAGGACCGGCTGCGTGCCCTCGACCCCTCGGCGGACGTGCGGGCGGTAATGGCCGCGCTGCGCGCGGTGGAGTGCGTCTGCTGCGGGGGAGAGCAGGCCGGTCAGGCGGCGGAGGAGGACCCGGGACGGCGCTTCCGCTGGCTTGTCGCGCCGCGCTCCACGGTCGTCCAGCCGGGGCCGGTGCACACGGGGCTCACGGCGGACGCGGAGGCGGAGGTCGAGCGGTTGCTCGATCTGCTGGTGCGGTGA
- a CDS encoding RICIN domain-containing protein: MIGTMMRFLRRPTVAVVSAAAVLAAMTGAARPAQASPAYHLVQIKTSTGKCLTIRNQSTSDGAPLEQNRCQDLPAQRFKSMNDGVANPTHEIRTFADKCLTIYGASGGNGITWPIVQQECREGSFHQRFTYFAEYGQSGIGFRSLSMGLCWTATGVSDGARIEGDACDGSDSQRFTLVYV, translated from the coding sequence GTGATCGGCACCATGATGAGGTTCCTGCGACGGCCGACAGTAGCCGTAGTCAGCGCAGCGGCAGTCCTTGCCGCCATGACCGGAGCAGCTCGGCCCGCGCAGGCATCCCCGGCTTACCACCTCGTTCAGATCAAGACGTCCACGGGCAAGTGCCTGACCATCAGGAACCAAAGCACCAGCGACGGCGCTCCGCTTGAACAGAACCGGTGCCAGGATCTTCCCGCCCAGCGCTTCAAGAGCATGAACGATGGCGTCGCGAACCCGACCCACGAGATCAGGACGTTCGCGGACAAGTGCCTGACCATCTACGGCGCATCCGGGGGTAACGGGATCACTTGGCCGATCGTCCAGCAGGAGTGCAGGGAGGGTTCTTTTCACCAGCGCTTCACGTACTTCGCCGAGTACGGTCAGTCGGGTATCGGGTTCAGGTCGTTGTCCATGGGACTCTGCTGGACCGCGACGGGCGTCAGCGACGGTGCCAGGATCGAGGGCGACGCTTGCGACGGATCTGACTCTCAGCGCTTCACACTTGTCTATGTGTGA
- a CDS encoding HipA family kinase: MLTEVTAIRYVTPLREGGSLPGIVEADDLGTYVMKFTGAGQGRKTLVAEVVCGQLGRRLGLRVPELVRMQLDPVIGLSEPDQEVQELLKASGGLNLGMDYLPGSLGFDPLAFEVGAEEAGRVVWFDALIGNVDRSWRNPNMLVWHGQLWLIDHGATMIWHHGWRGLDKAADKPYDASEHVLAPFAPDVAAAAEALAPLITEELLTEVVADVPDEWLTDEPGFDGPDAVRRAYVEVLLERAATVGGRITLGERAGEEPSKAPKWLRVWVEGKASK; this comes from the coding sequence ATGTTGACCGAAGTCACCGCGATCCGCTATGTCACGCCACTGCGTGAAGGCGGATCGCTGCCGGGCATCGTCGAGGCCGATGATCTGGGCACCTATGTCATGAAGTTCACCGGCGCCGGACAGGGCCGTAAGACCCTCGTCGCCGAGGTCGTATGCGGTCAGCTGGGCCGCCGTTTGGGGCTGCGGGTTCCGGAGCTGGTGCGGATGCAGCTGGACCCGGTGATCGGTCTGAGTGAGCCCGACCAGGAGGTGCAGGAGCTGCTCAAGGCCAGTGGCGGGCTCAATCTGGGCATGGACTACCTGCCCGGCTCGCTCGGCTTCGACCCGCTCGCCTTCGAGGTGGGTGCGGAGGAGGCCGGCCGGGTGGTGTGGTTCGACGCGCTCATCGGCAATGTGGACCGCTCCTGGCGCAACCCCAACATGCTGGTGTGGCACGGGCAGTTGTGGCTCATCGACCACGGCGCCACGATGATCTGGCACCACGGCTGGCGCGGCCTGGACAAGGCCGCCGACAAGCCGTACGACGCCTCCGAGCATGTTCTCGCGCCGTTCGCGCCCGACGTCGCCGCGGCGGCCGAGGCCCTGGCGCCGCTGATCACCGAGGAGCTGCTCACCGAGGTGGTCGCGGACGTCCCCGACGAGTGGCTGACCGACGAGCCGGGCTTCGACGGGCCGGACGCGGTGCGCCGCGCCTATGTCGAGGTGCTGCTGGAGCGGGCGGCCACGGTCGGGGGGAGGATCACGCTCGGCGAGCGCGCCGGTGAGGAGCCGTCCAAGGCCCCGAAGTGGCTGCGGGTGTGGGTCGAGGGAAAGGCGTCGAAGTGA
- a CDS encoding serine protease, with protein sequence MRKWISPRTATVLTAGVALTAAVMAALPAQAVVGGTESTHAYSFMGSFQPSYPAPPRPDGHGCGVEVLAPQWVLTAGHCAGKNPTGAKAGVPRGWKVRVGSLDTTSGGEVAEVDHYYRLATNNDEGGFWGRDMALMHLRTPVRAEPARIASTTPADNTPVRIMGWGMTCDDGTNSACYPTRLREADTVVQPISTCPSHAASGELCVGSADGSVAASNMDSGGPALVREGGQWAVAGVVSGPDESGKTLYTDVTRRTDWINGIISGTHVPADDEIPNVEGAADLGGCVGSVVSSPASRPQDPALLLTNGHCVRGKRPAPGAALVDRPADREVPIADRQGYPQTTAHAKRLVYATMTGTDVALYRLDQTYAQLRAEGVKVFRLTSTPVCAGDPLTMAYAGGRLECTAEAVVTHLREGGYQQDHSIRYATGKDCAPWHGTSGSALLAPDGTTVVGIHNTHNDAGEKCTDNNPCEVGPDGTVTAVQGRGYGQQVHMIASCLTEGSRLDLSHRGCTLTGATPRPDHRGGTPGDQDRHSGPRAHQH encoded by the coding sequence ATGCGCAAGTGGATCAGTCCGAGGACGGCCACCGTCCTCACGGCGGGGGTCGCCTTGACCGCGGCCGTGATGGCCGCCTTGCCCGCGCAGGCCGTCGTGGGTGGTACCGAGTCGACCCACGCCTACTCGTTCATGGGCTCGTTCCAGCCGTCCTATCCCGCGCCGCCGCGCCCGGACGGACACGGCTGTGGGGTGGAGGTCCTCGCGCCGCAGTGGGTGCTGACCGCCGGCCACTGCGCCGGCAAGAACCCGACCGGGGCCAAGGCGGGTGTCCCGCGTGGCTGGAAGGTCCGGGTCGGGTCGCTGGACACCACGTCCGGGGGCGAGGTCGCCGAGGTCGACCACTACTACCGGCTGGCGACCAATAACGATGAGGGAGGTTTCTGGGGCCGGGACATGGCATTGATGCACCTGCGCACCCCGGTCCGGGCCGAGCCCGCGCGGATCGCCTCGACAACGCCGGCGGACAACACACCCGTCCGCATCATGGGCTGGGGCATGACCTGCGACGACGGCACCAACTCGGCGTGTTACCCGACGCGGCTGCGGGAGGCTGACACCGTGGTGCAGCCGATCTCGACGTGTCCGTCACACGCGGCCAGTGGGGAGTTGTGCGTCGGTAGCGCCGACGGCAGCGTCGCCGCGTCGAACATGGACTCCGGTGGGCCCGCGCTGGTCCGCGAGGGCGGCCAGTGGGCGGTGGCCGGTGTGGTCAGTGGCCCCGACGAGAGCGGCAAGACGCTGTACACCGACGTCACCAGGCGCACCGACTGGATCAACGGCATCATCAGCGGCACCCACGTGCCGGCCGACGACGAGATCCCGAACGTGGAAGGCGCGGCGGACCTGGGCGGCTGCGTGGGCTCGGTGGTGAGCTCCCCGGCCTCCCGGCCGCAGGACCCGGCGCTGCTGCTGACCAACGGCCACTGTGTGCGGGGAAAACGGCCCGCGCCCGGAGCCGCGCTGGTGGACCGGCCCGCCGACCGCGAGGTACCGATCGCCGACCGCCAGGGCTACCCGCAGACCACCGCCCATGCGAAACGTTTGGTGTACGCGACGATGACCGGCACCGACGTCGCACTTTACCGACTGGACCAGACCTACGCGCAGTTGAGGGCCGAGGGCGTGAAAGTATTCCGGCTCACCTCCACCCCCGTGTGTGCGGGTGACCCGCTGACCATGGCCTACGCCGGCGGTCGCCTCGAGTGCACCGCCGAGGCCGTGGTCACGCACCTGCGGGAGGGCGGCTACCAGCAGGACCACTCGATCCGCTACGCCACCGGCAAGGACTGCGCCCCCTGGCACGGCACCTCCGGTTCGGCGCTGCTGGCCCCCGACGGCACCACGGTCGTGGGGATCCACAACACCCACAACGACGCCGGCGAGAAGTGCACCGACAACAACCCCTGCGAGGTGGGCCCGGACGGAACCGTGACCGCCGTGCAGGGTCGTGGCTACGGCCAGCAGGTCCACATGATCGCGTCCTGCCTGACCGAGGGGTCGAGGCTGGACCTGTCCCACCGGGGCTGCACCCTGACCGGTGCCACACCGCGTCCCGACCACCGCGGCGGCACCCCCGGTGACCAGGACCGGCACAGCGGCCCCCGGGCCCACCAACACTGA
- a CDS encoding MarR family winged helix-turn-helix transcriptional regulator, whose translation MPRPSPASESDAEAMVTALLTASRLLVAVSARSLAAVEDSLTLPQFRMLVVLDGRGPLSLSRLAGELGVQPSTAMRMIDRLVAAGTVARGVTAEDRRTSMISLTEDGRRIVHEATGRRRREIAGIVDVMPPGQRRHLIEALQAFTEAGGEPSVEDGPQTHATW comes from the coding sequence ATGCCCCGCCCTTCTCCAGCCTCCGAGTCCGATGCCGAGGCGATGGTCACCGCCCTGCTGACCGCGTCCCGTCTCCTGGTCGCCGTCTCCGCCCGGTCGTTGGCCGCGGTGGAGGATTCCCTGACCTTGCCGCAGTTCCGCATGTTGGTCGTCCTCGACGGCCGGGGGCCACTGAGTCTGTCCAGGCTGGCGGGGGAGCTGGGGGTGCAGCCATCGACCGCGATGCGCATGATCGACCGCCTGGTCGCGGCAGGCACGGTAGCGCGCGGTGTCACCGCGGAGGACCGGCGCACCAGCATGATTTCCCTCACTGAAGATGGTCGGCGGATTGTGCACGAGGCCACCGGCCGACGGCGACGGGAGATCGCGGGCATTGTCGACGTCATGCCACCCGGTCAGCGGCGTCATCTCATCGAGGCGCTGCAGGCGTTCACGGAAGCAGGTGGCGAACCCTCCGTGGAGGACGGTCCGCAGACGCACGCGACCTGGTGA
- a CDS encoding nitroreductase family deazaflavin-dependent oxidoreductase, which produces MPNRRTRVPPPSGLRRVMFRAPLLLYRWRLGWLLGGRMLLLTHRGRTSGLSRQVVLEVTGRDPATGAYHLASGFGPSAQWYRNIRRTAHVTVQVGRRRMPAIAEPLDPEESGRLMATYALRHPRLARGLMRMCGLEGDGSAEDYHRIGRDHIPFVRVLPGQRPTPR; this is translated from the coding sequence ATGCCGAACCGCCGCACGCGGGTACCCCCGCCTTCCGGGCTGCGCAGGGTGATGTTCCGGGCGCCGCTCCTGCTCTACCGCTGGCGCCTGGGGTGGCTGCTGGGCGGCCGGATGCTGCTGCTCACGCATAGGGGCCGTACGAGCGGCCTGTCGCGGCAGGTCGTCCTGGAGGTGACCGGTCGCGACCCGGCGACCGGGGCGTACCATCTCGCCTCCGGTTTCGGCCCGTCCGCGCAGTGGTACCGCAACATCCGGCGTACTGCGCACGTCACCGTCCAGGTCGGACGGCGCCGGATGCCGGCGATCGCCGAGCCGCTGGATCCGGAGGAGTCCGGGCGCCTGATGGCCACCTACGCGCTGCGGCATCCACGCCTCGCCAGGGGACTGATGCGGATGTGCGGTCTGGAGGGCGACGGCAGCGCGGAGGACTACCACCGCATCGGGCGTGACCACATCCCCTTCGTACGCGTCCTCCCCGGACAACGGCCCACGCCGCGGTGA
- a CDS encoding trehalase-like domain-containing protein, translated as MVGPRGEICWLCAPRWHDDAVFAALIGGGGPYAVTPAERFVPGGVYEDGSLIWRSRWVTRGGIVECRDAPAFPGETGRLVPLRRIVAREGPVRGQVVLQPVTGYGREPMREMRRGASGEWRARLGGLALRWSGAEDARPAGEGGDGCRFTLELDLAEGQRRDLVLEWGAGPLRTPTVDPGRAWAATERAWASAVPGARRHRGGP; from the coding sequence CTGGTCGGCCCGCGCGGCGAGATCTGCTGGCTGTGCGCGCCGCGCTGGCACGACGACGCGGTGTTCGCCGCGCTCATCGGAGGCGGCGGACCGTACGCCGTCACTCCGGCGGAACGGTTCGTGCCCGGCGGCGTGTACGAGGACGGCTCGTTGATCTGGCGCAGCCGGTGGGTGACGCGCGGCGGCATCGTCGAGTGCCGCGATGCGCCGGCGTTCCCCGGGGAGACCGGGCGGCTGGTCCCGCTGCGGCGCATCGTGGCCCGCGAGGGTCCGGTCCGGGGCCAGGTGGTGCTGCAGCCGGTAACGGGTTACGGGCGGGAGCCGATGCGCGAGATGCGGCGCGGCGCGTCGGGCGAGTGGCGGGCGCGGCTGGGCGGGCTGGCGTTGCGGTGGTCGGGCGCCGAGGACGCCCGGCCGGCCGGCGAGGGCGGGGACGGCTGCCGGTTCACGCTGGAGCTGGACCTGGCGGAGGGCCAGCGGCGTGATCTGGTGCTGGAATGGGGAGCCGGGCCCCTGCGGACGCCGACCGTCGATCCGGGGCGGGCCTGGGCGGCCACCGAGCGGGCCTGGGCCTCGGCGGTCCCCGGGGCTCGGCGACACCGTGGCGGTCCGTGA
- the fabG gene encoding 3-oxoacyl-ACP reductase FabG gives MSTTEQRVAIVTGAARGIGAATAVRLAEEGRVVAVLDLDEGSCADTVEKITEAGGKAIAVGCDVSDAEQVEAAVARVAEELGAPTILVNNAGVLRDNLLFKMSESDWDTVMNVHLRGAFLMSRACQKHMVDAGFGRIVNLSSSSALGNRGQVNYSAAKAGMQGFTKTLAIELGKFGVTANAVAPGFIATDMTAATAQRVGMGFEDFQKAAASQIPVQRVGEPGDIANAVAFFTGEAAGFVSGQVLYVAGGPLN, from the coding sequence ATGTCCACCACCGAGCAGCGCGTTGCCATCGTGACGGGCGCGGCCCGCGGCATCGGCGCGGCGACCGCCGTGCGCCTGGCCGAGGAGGGTCGCGTCGTCGCCGTGCTCGACCTCGACGAGGGGTCCTGCGCGGACACCGTGGAGAAGATCACCGAGGCGGGCGGCAAGGCCATCGCCGTGGGCTGCGATGTGTCGGACGCCGAGCAGGTCGAGGCCGCCGTCGCGCGTGTCGCCGAGGAGCTCGGCGCGCCGACGATCCTGGTCAACAACGCGGGCGTGCTCCGCGACAATCTGCTCTTCAAGATGAGCGAGTCCGACTGGGACACCGTGATGAACGTGCACCTGCGGGGCGCGTTCCTGATGTCGCGCGCCTGCCAGAAGCACATGGTGGACGCGGGCTTCGGCCGGATCGTCAACCTCTCCAGCAGCTCGGCGCTGGGCAACCGCGGCCAGGTCAACTACTCCGCGGCCAAGGCCGGAATGCAGGGCTTCACCAAGACCCTGGCCATCGAGCTCGGCAAGTTCGGCGTCACCGCCAACGCCGTGGCGCCCGGGTTCATCGCCACCGACATGACCGCCGCCACCGCCCAGCGCGTCGGCATGGGCTTCGAGGACTTCCAGAAGGCCGCCGCGAGCCAGATCCCGGTGCAGCGGGTCGGGGAGCCCGGTGACATCGCCAACGCGGTCGCCTTCTTCACCGGCGAGGCGGCCGGTTTCGTCTCCGGCCAGGTCCTGTACGTGGCCGGCGGCCCGCTCAACTGA